Proteins from a genomic interval of Watersipora subatra chromosome 10, tzWatSuba1.1, whole genome shotgun sequence:
- the LOC137406138 gene encoding methionine adenosyltransferase 2 subunit beta-like, translating to MKVLITGASGLLGRRVFKRLKGLPNFDAVGSCFSRIEDKDLIKLDITDRQCLEQWFLENKPAAVVHCAAERRPNIVDNNPSLAYSLNVKATQDLCDLAERFHCWLLYISTDYVFDGKNAPYSESDSANPLNTYGKHKLAGEEIVLSAAGGQNAVLRVPILYGPIEYLGESAVTILYDKVREVSTSCSMDDRQRRYPTHTDAVAEVIHDMLIKHQEQLLTGVYHLTDTQMLTKYDMALAMADVMQHPTAHIKASKLEPSSSDTPRPYDCHLHTDRLRQVSIPIPSRDFRTEIKRILTENLMPGA from the exons ATGAAGGTGCTGATTACTGGTGCATCTGGTCTTCTTGGGAGGAGAGTCTTTAAACGATTGAAAGGTTTGCCAAATTTTGATGCAGTTGGCTCGTGCTTTAGCAGAATTGAAGATAAAGACCTTATAAAGTTAGACATAACTGACAGACAATGCTTGGAGCAATGGTTTCTGGAAAATAAG CCTGCAGCTGTGGTTCACTGCGCGGCTGAACGGAGGCCTAACATTGTTGATAACAACCCCAGCCTCGCCTACTCTCTGAATGTAAAAGCAACACAAGATCTATGTGATCTTGCAG AGAGATTTCACTGCTGGTTGCTCTACATAAGTACTGACTACGTGTTTGACGGGAAGAATGCTCCTTACAGCGAGTCAGACAGTGCCAACCCTCTCAACACCTACGGCAAGCATAAACTGGCTGGTGAAGAGATCGTCTTGAGTGCAGCAG GAGGTCAAAATGCAGTCCTACGAGTGCCCATACTCTATGGCCCAATAGAGTACTTGGGTGAGAGTGCGGTTACTATACTGTATGACAAAGTGAGGGAGGTCTCGACTTCATGCAGTATGGATGACAGACAACGCAGGTACCCCACTCACACTGACGCTGTAGCTGAGGTGATCCATGACATGCTTATTAAACACCAG GAACAACTATTGACTGGAGTCTACCATCTGACAGACACGCAAATGCTGACCAAGTATGACATGGCACTTGCCATGGCCGATGTCATGCAACATCCTACTGCTCATATTAAAG CTAGCAAGTTGGAACCGTCGAGCTCTGACACTCCCAGGCCATACGACTGTCACTTGCACACAGACAGGCTCAGACAAGTTTCTATTCCAATCCCCTCTAGGGACTTCCGTACAGAAATCAAACGTATACTCACAGAGAATCTGATGCCTGGGGCTTGA
- the LOC137406335 gene encoding NTF2-related export protein 1-like, whose protein sequence is MSTKVLSSEEHFKFSEASEAATTFSKLFYDTYDKRRQALEKLYLTDATLIWDGNKVNGAANICKYLAELPSSSGTQVECVDCHPIADKLTEGQTSMIVNVMGLIRYSTAKPKSTPFTQTFLMTTQTSAAGTVAWKIVKDSFRTIQ, encoded by the exons ATGTCAACAAAGGTTTTATCTAGC GAAGAACATTTCAAATTCTCAGAGGCCTCGGAAGCAGCTACTACTTTCTCTAAATTATTCTATGACACTTATGACAAGCGAAGACAG GCCCTTGAGAAGCTTTATCTCACTGACGCTACACTAATCTGGGACGGAAATAAGGTTAATGGAGCAGCCAACATCTGTAAATACTTGGCTGAACTTCCTTCCTCATCAGGAACCCAAGTCGAATGCGTTGATTGCCATCCTATAGCAG ACAAGCTGACAGAAGGCCAAACAAGTATGATAGTCAATGTGATGGGTCTAATCCGCTACAGCACAGCCAAACCAAAGAGCACCCCTTTTACACAAACTTTTCTTATGACCACTCAGACCTCCGCCGCGGGGACCGTTGCTTGGAAGATTGTAAAGGACAGTTTCAGGACAATACAGTAG